The nucleotide sequence CGATGTTGTAGAAGTCGTTTGTTCATACGATTGTAAGTACAGTTCTTCTCCCCATTGTTTTTCATAGAGTAACGAATTACGAACATCGAAAAATGAAATCTGTACTTCGTATGACGCAAAAAATCCTTGTTCAGATTTAATAAATTTCAATCCCGAGTACTCGACTTGCACATACACTTTTAATTTCGTTAGCGCAGAAGTATCACTTGCAAAACTAAGTGTCGTAAATGTAAATTTTGGTAGTCCAAGTTCTTCTCCTTGAAGCATCTGTTGTGCTATCAACGGCAAATCTATTATCGAAAACAACAGAATAATTACAATAAATATTTTTTTCATACCAATGTTCATTTTCTAAATTTTATTTTTCAAAATCTCCTGCGACACCTTTCCAAACACATCATAATGTTCCGCTTTCGTAATTGTAACATTATAAAAATTTCCAATTTGTAATTCTCGTTCGGAAGAAACATACACTTCTCCATCAACTTCTGGCGCATCACATTCACTTCTTCCAACATACGTACTTCCTGCGCCGCGTTCAATCAATACTTTCACATTCTTTCCAATCTTTTCAGAATTTTTTTTCAACGAAATTTTTTGCTGCAGTTCCATCAATCGAGAATAACGTTCGTCTTTTTCTTTTTCTGAAATCACATCGCCAAACGGAAATGCTGTCGTATCATCTTCTTGCGAATATTTGAAAACGCCAACTCTATCAAATTCCATTTCTTCTACAAAATTGAGTAAAGTGCGAAAATCATTTTCAGTTTCATTCGGATAGCCAACAATGAATGTCGTTCGCATAGTAATGTTTGGAACAACCGAACGAATATGCGAAATCAATTCCCGCAAGGTACGATTAGTAATTCCGCGCCGCATTGATTTCAAAACTTCATCTGCCGCGTGTTGAATCGGCATATCGAGATACTTGCATATTTTTTTATTCGTCGCAATTTCTTCCAAAATATCGCGCGGAAATTTTGTCGGGTACGCATACAATAATCGAATCCACTCAATTCCGTTCACTCGCGAAAGATTTTGAAGTAGTGATTTCAATTCACGCGAATTTGACATATCCAAACCGTAGTAGGTTGTATCTTGCGCAATAATATTCAATTCTTTCACTCCTTGCGAAACGAGATGTTCCGCTTCATGCAGCAATTCATCCATCGGTTTGGAGATATGTTTTCCGCGCATAATCGGAATAGCGCAAAACGAACAAGGGTTATCACAACCTTCAGAAATTTTTAAGAATGCAGAAAACGTCGGTGTAAGCAAAACTCTCTCACCGAGTAATTCATATTTCAAATCTCCGCCAAGCGCGTGAACAATTTTTCCGATTTCTGAAATCGTTCCGAAAAATCCATCTACTCCTGGAATTTCTTTTTGCAAATCACTTTTATATCGCTCGGATAAACACCCCATCACGAAAACTTTTTCCAACGCGCCCTTCGATTTTTTTTCTACTGCTTCGAGAATCGTGTTCACCGATTCTACTTTCGCGGGACCAATAAATCCACAAGTGTTAATAACAACAACAGAAGCATCGTTGTAACCTTTTGCGATTTGCATTTCATTCGAGCCGATTTGCCGAAGCAATTGTTCGCTATCAACTAAATTCTTCGCACAACCAAGCGAGTGAACGAAAATGGAATTGCTTTTTCCGTTATGTTTTGTTTTGATTTTCAATTTCTTACTTCACTTGAATAGAACACTGATGACGCTGATTAAACAGATGTTCACAGATTATTATCCGTGATAATCAGTCACATCAGTGTAATCCGTGTTCTATTTTAAATTTCAAACGAATGACTAATTACCAATTACAAACTTAAAATACATATACACCATAGGAGCGACAAAAAGCAAACTATCAAATCTATCCAACACCCCTCCGTGTCCGGGAATTATTGTTGATGAATCCTTTATGTTTGCATCACGTTTCAACAGCGATTCAAATAAATCTCCGAGTTGTCCAAAAACTCCTACAAATACCGAAAGCATTATCAATTCATTCAAAGAATAATTGTGGAGAATAGTATTGTAAAGTGCAAACACTGACATTATTGCTCCAAGAAATCCAGCTATCGCTCCTTCCCACGTTTTCTTCGGTGAAACTCGTAGAAACAATTTATGCTTTCCAAATGCTCTGCCTCCAAAATATGCAGCAGAATCGCAAATCCAGATTGAAATAAAAATAGCAATGACAAGTTCTGCATTTTGCATTTCACGCAATGCAAGCAATGTTCCAAAACTTCCTGCGATGTAAATAATTCCGAAAAATGTTGTTGCAAGATTTTGAATCGGGTTTTCTTTGTTGCGAAATAATTCTACAATGAAAATGAAAAACGAAAACGAAAAAATGAAAAATGGAAGTTTCGTGAATAAGAATAATTCCTTAAAGAACATTACCAATAAAATTATTCCGAGAATAACTCCTAAAACTTTTTGCGGATGAGTTCCTTTCGCTTCTGCAAGTTTGTAATATTCTAACATTCCAAGAACAGTAAGCACGACAACGAACAAAAAGAAAACCCAATCTCCTTGATACGTGATGAAGAAAATTGCAGGAATTGCAACAAGCGCAACGAGTGTACGAGAAGTTAAATTACTCAAGCGATTTGTTCCTTTGGTTCAATCGTTCTCAAAAAATAATATGTTGAAACGGCAAATATCATAGCAGAAATAATGCTCGTCGTTAACAATTCGAGCATCGAAAGTTCTTCCGGTTTTCCCGAAACAAGAAAATCATCGCCAAGATTTAAATACACTGCATAACAAGCAAGCGCGTTGTTGAAAAAATGCGCAATAATAGCAACCCAAATACTTCCCGTGTGCGCAACAAGAAAGGAAAAATAAATTCCCAAAATGCAAAGCGGAATAATAAGAAATGGATTCAGATGATAAACTCCAAATAATATTCCCGTAACTATAAAACCGCGTTTCACTCCAAGTCCGCGTTCAAAATTTTGCTGCACAAGTCCGCGGAATAATATTTCCTCACACAATGCCGGAACAATGGCAACAACAAGAATGACGAAAAATAATTCGGGAATTGAATTTGCAGTTACAAGCGATTTATACATTTCGTCCATCATGTTCTTGAACGTATCAATAAGAGATTGCAATTCGCTCGGCAAGGGAATTTTTTCTTGCAACGTTACTACTACTTGCAGCGATTGTCCTAACGAAAACACGCCAACAATTGCAAGTACAATTTGCGATAGTTTTGGTTTCCTGAATCGCAAAAACTTTTTCAAATCGGTCGTTTGATATTGCGTAAATAAAAGTGTCGGTAAAAGCAAAAATAAAAATTGTGAAAGCATTGTAGCAATGCGTACGATATTAGTGTTTTCAGAAAAATCATTGCCGAAAACCAGCATCGCAGATAATCCTCCAATGATTTGATATGTGAAAAACACAACAACAAGCACAATAAATGCAAATGCCGTGTATGACATTCTGAACTTCGGTGAAATTATTGAAGTCGGAATTTCTACAATTGGTTCGAGAGAAATTGTTTCAGTTGTTTCAATCATTTAATCTTGGAAAGTACAATCTATAATTCTCTGCGCAAATCTGTGAAATCTGCGGGAGAATGTTTCCCGCAGATTACGCAGATGAACGCAGAAGAATTCTTGAAATGCTAATAACAAATAACGAATAACAATTAACTATTCACTTTCAACTTAATCATCGCCGCAAGCAACGGAATCATAATCTCATGATGACCTACAAAATAAAATCCTCTTCCAGTTCCCTGCGTTGGACGAAGCATTACATTTTGCGTCGGACGATAATGCAAATTCATATCGAAGACAGCAGTTGTAAATCCTTGCGCTTTGTATCCAAGATTTCGAGCGACCGTTAATGCTTTCAAAAATACTTCGGGAAGAATAACAGCAGAACCGATATTCAAAACTACTCCGCCGTTTTTCAAATCTTTCACTACGTTCGCAAAAATTTTAAAATCGCGAAAACTCATCTCCCCAGTTGCCGCTCCGTCCATCGTCGGTTGCTGATGAATAATATCCGTTCCAATCGCGGCGTGAATTGTAATAGGAATATTTTTTTTCAAACACGCAACGAGAACACTTTGCGAAATGAATTTCGCTTTACGTTTTACAAGTTCATTTGCCAATGCTTCTCCGTAACCACACTCACTTTCTTTAAAATGTTTCTTCAATGTTTTATTGATAAACTCTCCCGTTTCTTTTGACATTCCAAACGTTCCATCGAGAAGATTCACTGCAACGTCTTCGGAAGTATTTCCAAACAACGCAGTTTCGCTATCGTGAATTGCCGCCGCGCTATTCATTGCAATTCCGGTAATGATGTTTCGCTCAATCAAATCAATAATAATCGGCGACAAACCAACTTTGATAACGTGCGCACCGAGCATCAAAATCACCGGCATTTTCTTCTTTCGTGATGAAATAATATCGTCAATCAAAGTTCGCAAATCGTTTGCAACCAAAATATGCGGAAGTGATTCGGTAAATTGTGAAAACGAATTTTCTATTTCATTGTACACCTTTGCAAAATCACTTGGCTGCACTTTGCTTTTCCGATTTGCAATTGAAATCGTTTTGATTTTTGAAAGTGAAATTTGTTTGTATTTGGATTTTTGTTTTTTCATTTTCTCTATAGTTACAAGTTGCAAGTTACGGGTTACGAGTATAAAACTTGAAACTTGTAACTCAAAACTCGTAACTTTTATTTCTTTGCTTTCATTGGATTTTTTATTCCGCCATATTGCTGCAATTCTGCAACAATCGCACCGACAATTATTTTCGAAGACATTTTCACAGGAATTTTATTTTCGTCGTCTGAGAGCCAAATTGTCATATTGCCTGTATTCTTAAATAATCCACCTTTCCGAATAAATGGCTGAATTTTCAAAGCGCGAAATTCTCCAGCACCGACATCTACTTCTTCTGTTCCAAAATACTTTATGTCGAGCGCGTACGTTGAGTCTTTGTAAAAATTTTGCAAGTGAATTTCATCATTCGGTCTCAATGCAGTAAAATCAACCGTGCGGCAATAATAAAAAGCGGAAACAATATCATGAACATAATCTGGAATTTTTATATACTCGATATCATTGCTCACTATTGTTTGGGCGAAATGATTTCGTTGGTCAAATTCTGCAACAAAATCACGGCGATAATTTCCCTCGCGAATATGCTGTTCAAACTTCCACGGAAAAATTCCCTGCACATCCACAAATGTAAAATACGAATCGCGCACTGTATAAATCCAATCGAATCCTTTTGCAGAGCGAACTTTCACGGCAATTTTGTAACACTGTCGTTCATTCAATAATTCAATCGAAGGAATTTCCATTGTTGCAACGCCAGCAGTAATAAATCCGTAATCAATATCGAAGACAAGTTTTTCGCCAAGTGTGAATGCGTTATTTTTTTGAGTACGAAAAA is from Ignavibacteria bacterium and encodes:
- a CDS encoding phosphatidate cytidylyltransferase; amino-acid sequence: MSNLTSRTLVALVAIPAIFFITYQGDWVFFLFVVVLTVLGMLEYYKLAEAKGTHPQKVLGVILGIILLVMFFKELFLFTKLPFFIFSFSFFIFIVELFRNKENPIQNLATTFFGIIYIAGSFGTLLALREMQNAELVIAIFISIWICDSAAYFGGRAFGKHKLFLRVSPKKTWEGAIAGFLGAIMSVFALYNTILHNYSLNELIMLSVFVGVFGQLGDLFESLLKRDANIKDSSTIIPGHGGVLDRFDSLLFVAPMVYMYFKFVIGN
- the rimO gene encoding 30S ribosomal protein S12 methylthiotransferase RimO yields the protein MKTKHNGKSNSIFVHSLGCAKNLVDSEQLLRQIGSNEMQIAKGYNDASVVVINTCGFIGPAKVESVNTILEAVEKKSKGALEKVFVMGCLSERYKSDLQKEIPGVDGFFGTISEIGKIVHALGGDLKYELLGERVLLTPTFSAFLKISEGCDNPCSFCAIPIMRGKHISKPMDELLHEAEHLVSQGVKELNIIAQDTTYYGLDMSNSRELKSLLQNLSRVNGIEWIRLLYAYPTKFPRDILEEIATNKKICKYLDMPIQHAADEVLKSMRRGITNRTLRELISHIRSVVPNITMRTTFIVGYPNETENDFRTLLNFVEEMEFDRVGVFKYSQEDDTTAFPFGDVISEKEKDERYSRLMELQQKISLKKNSEKIGKNVKVLIERGAGSTYVGRSECDAPEVDGEVYVSSERELQIGNFYNVTITKAEHYDVFGKVSQEILKNKI
- a CDS encoding DUF3108 domain-containing protein — encoded protein: MTNYELRFVFLYIYFLFIPIDSFSQSDSIFVFRTQKNNAFTLGEKLVFDIDYGFITAGVATMEIPSIELLNERQCYKIAVKVRSAKGFDWIYTVRDSYFTFVDVQGIFPWKFEQHIREGNYRRDFVAEFDQRNHFAQTIVSNDIEYIKIPDYVHDIVSAFYYCRTVDFTALRPNDEIHLQNFYKDSTYALDIKYFGTEEVDVGAGEFRALKIQPFIRKGGLFKNTGNMTIWLSDDENKIPVKMSSKIIVGAIVAELQQYGGIKNPMKAKK
- a CDS encoding CPBP family intramembrane metalloprotease; its protein translation is MIETTETISLEPIVEIPTSIISPKFRMSYTAFAFIVLVVVFFTYQIIGGLSAMLVFGNDFSENTNIVRIATMLSQFLFLLLPTLLFTQYQTTDLKKFLRFRKPKLSQIVLAIVGVFSLGQSLQVVVTLQEKIPLPSELQSLIDTFKNMMDEMYKSLVTANSIPELFFVILVVAIVPALCEEILFRGLVQQNFERGLGVKRGFIVTGILFGVYHLNPFLIIPLCILGIYFSFLVAHTGSIWVAIIAHFFNNALACYAVYLNLGDDFLVSGKPEELSMLELLTTSIISAMIFAVSTYYFLRTIEPKEQIA